CGCGATAAGGCTGTGCGCGACGGAAAGCGCGTACACAAACCCGCTGCAGCCCGCACCTATGTCAAACGCGGCAGCCTTGGACGCGCCTATCTTCCCCTGCACGTTGCAGGCGCACGACGGGAAGGGCATGTCAGGAGTGACAGTCGCCGTGATGATGAGGTCCACGTCTTCCGCAGACATCCCCGCGTCCTCCAGCGCGAGCTGGGCCGCCCGAGCAGCGAGGTCGGACGTGGTCTCTCCCTCGCGCGCGATCCGCCTTTCCCTGATGCCCGTGCGCTCCACTATCCATTCGTTGCTGGTATCAACCATCTTCTCGAGATCGTAGTTGCTGAGGATGCCTTCGGGAACAGCAGCACCGGTTCCAGCGATGCCGGCCCCGCGAAGGACCCGCGCGTTACCTCCCACTCTCACCGTCTCCCCCTTCATATGCCTTCGCCTCAAGCATCCGCGCGATGGAGCTCACAACCCCCCCGTCGCACGCCAGCTTCGCAGCACGTATCGCGTTCATGATCGCCTTGGCCTTGGACCGCCCGTGGGCGATGACGGTCACACCGTTGACGCCCAGGAGCATGGCGCCCCCATACTCCGAGTAATCCATGCGCGTCGCGAGGGCCTTCAACGCTGGGCGGGCGAGCAACGCTCCGACCTTGTACACGGGACTCTTGGCTATGGAGTCCTTGAGCATGCTCACGATGGCCTCCCCAACCCCCTCCGCCAGCTTGAGCACGACGTTCCCTGTGAACCCGTCGGTCACGACCACATCGGCCTTCCCGAAGGGGATGTCCTTCCCCTCAATGTTGCCGATGAAATTCAAGCCTGCCTTGCGAAGGAGTGCGTGAGCGGCGATGACGACCTCCGTGCCCTTGCTTTCCTCTTCGCCATTGCTCAGTAGGGCGATCCTCGGCTGCGGCCTGCCCATGACGCTCGCTGCGTAGGCGGCCCCCATCTGCGCAAAGGTCACAAGATGATGGGGCCTGCACTCGGAATTGGCCCCCGCATCGACGAGCAGGCAATACCCAGTCGTTGTGGGGAACACGGTGGCTATAGCTGGCCGGTCCACAC
Above is a genomic segment from Bacillota bacterium containing:
- the plsX gene encoding phosphate acyltransferase PlsX, with protein sequence MRIALDAMGGDFAPAETVAGALMAAKELGVGVMLVGDKEKIEERLSALGGAQGLDVSVVHAGGVIPMDEHHPVEALRRMRDASVIVAADLAARGEASAMVSAGNTGAAMIAALMRQKRIRGVDRPAIATVFPTTTGYCLLVDAGANSECRPHHLVTFAQMGAAYAASVMGRPQPRIALLSNGEEESKGTEVVIAAHALLRKAGLNFIGNIEGKDIPFGKADVVVTDGFTGNVVLKLAEGVGEAIVSMLKDSIAKSPVYKVGALLARPALKALATRMDYSEYGGAMLLGVNGVTVIAHGRSKAKAIMNAIRAAKLACDGGVVSSIARMLEAKAYEGGDGESGR